From the Elgaria multicarinata webbii isolate HBS135686 ecotype San Diego chromosome 19, rElgMul1.1.pri, whole genome shotgun sequence genome, the window ACGCGAAGAGGTGGACGTGGTGGGAGCCGCCGATGGCGAAGGAGCCCTGGGGCTGAACGCCGACCACAAGAGCCGGGAGCAGTTGATCCACGACCGGATCGGCTACAAACCGCAGCCCAAGCCGAACAATCGCTCCTCCCAGTTTGGGAACTTTGAGTTCTAGAGGTGCAGGGTGGGCGGCTGCGGCTTGTGCAGGTCCCTGCAGGAACTTTGGATGAGGCAGGATTTCGTTTGAGATCATGAAACGTCAGTTTGGAATCGGCCGAGACGGTCGTCTCCTCGTGGCACTGAAGGAATTCATCTTTTCGGCAAAACCAGGCCttgctctccccacacccaaaACAAGATAAGCGCTCTGTTCCACTTGGTGACTTCTTGCATCCTCCGTAGCTTCAATAAAATGCATGTGGTTTTTCTAAGAAGTCCACAAGCGGCGTTTCATAAAAGTGAGTGTGCAATTTCCCCTCTGTAGTACAGACAGGCATAGGTGAGTTGGAGCGGACCGTGGCATTGTGATACAGCTCTAATTGCTGTCTTGACTGGGCTTGTAACATTTCTGGTTTGTtcatgtaacagcaccctcccacccatgttccccagcagctggtgtatatagacttactgcctccatcaggacttgtagccattgatggctTTCTCCTCCGTGAATTGGTCctacctccttttaaagccatccaaacgctCGCCGTCACTGTGTCTCACGGTAGCGAATCTCACAGTTTACCTATGTGGTAACTTCATATTTAATTTTGTACCCTAACGGACTTGCGTAGTGCAATGCAGCTGTTAAACACTCCACACCACTTCTGTAAGATAGATTCGGCTTTATTAGGTACATACAGGTCGATATTTATACAATACCATGGATTTAATAATATACAGCCAGCGCGGCATTGCACTAGAAAAGGTATTACAGACGGTCCCCAAACATGTTAAAGGCACCATTGTTTCTCGGATGCATCAGGGTACAGAACCATCAACATTATCCTGGGTGGGCTAGAATGAAGTTTGGCTGGCTGTTGATGGGAGAGAGAATACTGTTTTCTTTCCACAATCACACACGAGACAGACATCAAGATGAAGACATTTGTAAAgggcagatccccccccccccaacctccgtCTGTAATGAACAGTGAAACATGAACCATTAAGGCTGGGGTGATACCGGTACTCTCGCTAGAGTTCTAGTCTTTGTATATGTCTATAAGCGGCCGGtcttatgcgtgtttagacagaaaaaagttctggtggctggggaatgcttggagttttAAGACTCCCCCGTCTAAGCATGAACAGGATTGCACCTCAAAGGGATGCTATAGAGAGGCCTTGCAGCTCTAGCGCAATGCAGCCCccgtttcaattaaaaaaataaaaaaagatgtaTGGAACACCACATCGGTCAAATTTAGCTTGGGTAGCACTCTAAccagttttaatattttttaaaaaaatccttgtgGAGAGTACAGTTGGGGGAGACACTCACCTACCACTGCTGTAGTGTCTGAAACTCGCTGGGGCTAAATTTGCTTTACCCCGATTTTGCTCGCGGGTGGTTTAGAATAACCTGACACGTCTCTCCGGAAAAGTTCAGGGGCTTGACTGGCCTGTTGTACCTGCGTTATCCACGTGGGAGCCACGGAAGGCCAGCCCGTTTACAAAGAAAGGTACCGTGACGATCCTCGCTTAGCACGAAAAATACAGCACATGGATTCTATTCTCCCATTACCTCCAAGGAGCAGCGACTATAAAGGTGGCATGTTATATAAGGACAGGCTGGATCCAACAAAACGTAGCAAAGCTATTCAAACAGCTGCAGGAAATGGCCACGAATTCATTCTATTTTCAATCCAACCAAGAACAgacgttctctgggcagattccCCAAAACGGAATGAACGAAAACTACAGGGTTTGCCCCCAAACCTTTCAAACCCAAATGCAGTTGCTTGCTCATAAAACGGGTTCCCTCTTGAAGAGCCTTTCCACTAtcgcagctttcctcaacctggggcgctccagaggtgttggactgcatctcccagaatgccccagccagctggctggggcattctgggagttgtagtccaacacctctggagcgccccaggttgaggaaggctgcactattgGTTGCTGCCGCCTGAGGCACGTGaagcattttattattatgtacgcTACTCTAAGCGacgtatttctattttaaatttcaaTAACGTTTATCACATGATTGTGTTCTAGAGCAGGATTGGGCAGGAGGCAGACTgggctctctgggtgatttgtagtagatcacCAACGGTCTCCCAATTCCCGGTTGTTTAACAGCAGCGATGTTTAGGTCTAAATTCCACTGCTAGAACCCCTGATATGTAGAAACTTTTGATGCAGAATCCCAACTCGGGTCCCTCTGGTTGTTGTGGACGGACACAGTCTCCCcaagagcagaggtgggcagcactcccaatgttttggacttccactcccagagGCCCCTACCAGCCTGGTCAAGTTGCCGGTTCCAGGTTCCGGAGGGCCCTTGGCTGAGACAGGGCTCCCCCTTCCTCGGTGAGTCGACCTTCTCATCGGCATTGTCACCCGCGGCAATTCCgcctcctctttccccatcattgcttgcttggcaggcagagagccagggaccAAGCCGCCTGCAGTGTCTCCTGCTGGCCATGAGCTGCTGGCATTAAAACCGGACTCTTTTGTCTCTGGGCCAGAAttagaggcaggtggacaagcagggtgcaatggggaagaggaggaacaactctagGGGGCtcgtgtcagtgggcccctggggCTTGCTCCGGCCCCTGGGGCCTTTTTGCCCTCCTTGCTACGAAACTTGCATGAAAGGAAAACAGACCGCAAATTTGTTTCTGCACGTTCTTTCCTTGCACTTttggccaccagccaccactccgTACTCAGAAGGGAGGCACGGATTTGCGGTTGATGCTTCCGGTGGACTTAAGGGCTGGGCAGAACGGATTTCACGCCAGTTTATGACACCGTTGTAATAGCTGTGCCATTGTACAGTAGCACCGTAAGGGCGATTTAGCAGCGAGGGGACCGAGCCGGATCTATCGCCCGCAGTATTTTCGGCGGGGGCGAAACAGCGCCGTCTCTTCGCCCTCACACAAGGGGGAACGTCCTAGCTCAGACAGAAGGCCTTTTTAGGGGGGACGGGTCGAGAAATTTCTACAGGATTTCTTGAGTGTACAAAAAGCTTCCACCCTTTTTCCCCCCACTCTCAATTTTTGGGATGGCCCTGTGCGGAGGTGGTCAAGTCACCCCCATTTTCCAGGCAAAATACCACAGGGTGAAACTGCACTAGGCGTTTTCAACCAGGTTATGTTCTAgaaccgccttccccaacctggctggggaatgatgggagttgtagtcccaacacatctggagggcaccagcatgGGAAAGATTGTCTCAATCACGCAGAGCTGCTACGAGGCTTCGGGGATTGTGTTCGCTTGAGGTTTCTAGTTCAAGGTTTTGTCCCAGGGATCAGTACCTTCTTAAAgagggaaatgaattttcttGTGGTGGATGGTCCTTTCAAGGAACCCTGGTCTCCAGCTAGCTTGCTGTTTGAAATTACAAGCTGGGATACGCCTACCAGTAAGGAGAGCGTCATGTACGAACCCCTGCCTATCTTTTGGTGCGGCAGACCGGGCTTCCTCCCTAGCCGTTTCTGTCCACACGGACAGAAGAGTACCCAGAAAAGAAGCAGGCCCTGATGGAAAGGCGAATCGCGGGCGCGGCCTAAGGCTCTTCAACTTGGCCTCATCCGAGGTAGTTCTAGTCTTCGACGTCGAGGGCAGAGTTGTTTCAAGGCTGCCTCTTCCTGCCTGCAAGCTGGAGGCATTTATTGAAAAGATCACTGCTCCTTTAAAAATAGGATGATTTGTATTTTGAGCGTTTCACCATCAAACCAGCCAGTCACAAGGGACGAGAGGAGCGGAGTGCTGTAATTGTAGATGGGCAAATTACAGACGGCCTGTGGATGGAGCCCAGGGGCTACTCTGGAACAGCGGGCGCGATGAGCCGGCCAAACCAAAGACTGCCTGTACTGAAGGCTAGAACTACACTTGGGGGCGGGACGGGGGGAGAAACAGACTCAAGCCTTGAGGGAACAAGGGAGCAGACGGCCTCTCCCTCCCTTCGATGATTGAGCGGAGGCACTTGCATGACAGCAGCTGTAGCGCTGGGCTTATCAGCCACCACTGGCTCAATATGACCACTCCGTAACCGCTCCCGCTAAATCCAACCGCAGGCTGCTGAAAAGTACCCTGAAAAAGGACGCGGAACCGTCGTCTGCGGTCGCCTGCCGGCTGGTTTCCTTCATGGCGCAgtctaaaacaaaaataaaaattagatcAAACCCACTAATCGTATCTATGATAGAAGCCGATCTTTCTACGTAGGGTGCCAGAGTCGGCTGCCTGCTTTcgtcccccactccccaaaaggcGGTGATGacgtggggtgggaggggggaagaggagtgAGAGGCACAGGTATTGTCCCCAGGAGGTTGCTGAAGAGAGCACCGCACGGATCGTCTTGGCATGCTTCTAAGAAGCCTGGTCCTTTCCGGAGGCCGGTCCGGCGCGCAGCCCCTGCCCGGCGTTAATGGCAATGTTCCGTGATGTCCACCACCACCGCCTTCTTCCAGCTGAAGAGGAAGTAGCCCATCCCCGCCCCGGCGGCCACGGCGATGCAGAGGTAGCCGTTGTAGGTCATGAAGACGAGCATCAGGAAATAGCTGACCACCACTTGGAGGACGTGCAGGGCCGTCTGGAAGAGGTGAGGGAAGCTCAGCATCTGTTGCCTAaaggggccaggggaaggagggcGAGAAGGAAAGTGATTGGCACGTAACGCAATAAACGATCTGCGGAAGAATTAACGGGAAAAAGGGGAGGGTGTTAGGGAAGGCACCCCCTTTGTCCTTCTTCCTTCTGCAGAGCATTTAGGGAAGGCAAGATTTGGATT encodes:
- the CDC26 gene encoding anaphase-promoting complex subunit CDC26, which gives rise to MLRRKPTRLELKLDDIEEFDGARKELESRKKQREEVDVVGAADGEGALGLNADHKSREQLIHDRIGYKPQPKPNNRSSQFGNFEF